In Pyrus communis chromosome 8, drPyrComm1.1, whole genome shotgun sequence, one genomic interval encodes:
- the LOC137741398 gene encoding uncharacterized protein — translation MAHEEEQTQNTSNGIIGLGSNNIISSRSSSKKTKQKKMPQRGLGVAQLEKIRLEEQQKKAAAAAILSTTPPSSLSSPTKSTSSSCPSSVPIRHFYQPPSSIPFPSLDLPSPNSIFQPPLIPPAHSGVDGRKLMISSGTVPFGKRNSYKNNNTNGCGNGNHVPNLWNPCEFNVLDHQESSNPGLDPGLAFRSNLNVPFESNNNNPIWAISNFPTRTQQFHQQHPPPPLPPPPSPPPPSMVNMSTATSTSSVLNFQIEPPSNQSYYSNYAPMWPDEEKMVGMKRPYPFSLENPSVPSINFKFPTFVAPPIRTDEGTSCGNSSPFNFDPAINPNFREGPSCSNSISESNSRSSIKENGSVNGDFLTLAPPSTSWTCPSPKLKLPPSYLAFHNREVPDFESFPYQGNNADDTYYQPGPSIPNPQQAFYSFFPPAKSQNGRAATTLNNNCNGEVGESVDLNLRL, via the exons ATGGCTCATGAGGAAGAACAAACCCAAAACACTAGCAATGGAATTATTGGATTGGGAAGCAATAACATCATCAGTAGCAGATCTTCATCCAAAAAAACAAAGCAGAAAAAAATGCCACAGAGAGGACTTGGTGTTGCACAGCTTGAGAAAATCAGGCTTGAAGAACAGCAGAAAAAAGCAGCCGCTGCTGCAATTTTGTCCACCACCCCACCATCTTCTCTCTCATCACCAACTAAATCTACTTCATCTTCATGTCCTAGTTCGGTTCCGATCAGGCATTTTTATCAGCCTCCCTCTTCAATCCCATTCCCATCACTGGATCTGCCTTCTCCAAACTCAATTTTCCAGCCGCCGTTGATTCCACCGGCCCACAGCGGCGTTGATGGTAGAAAGTTAATGATCAGCAGTGGCACTGTTCCATTTGGAAAGAGAAAtagttacaaaaataataatactaatggTTGTGGGAATGGGAATCATGTTCCCAACTTGTGGAATCCGTGTGAGTTCAATGTTCTTGATCATCAAGAGAGTTCTAATCCTGGGTTGGATCCTGGATTGGCATTCAGGTCTAATTTGAATGTGCCTTTTGagtccaacaacaacaaccccaTTTGGGCTATCTCCAATTTTCCAACAAGAACACAGCAATTTCATCAACAGCACCCTCCTCCACcgctaccaccaccaccatcacctcCCCCTCCTTCAATG GTGAATATGTCAACAGCAACTTCAACATCATCTGTACTAAATTTTCAGATAGAGCCCCCTTCAAACCAAAGCTATTACAGCAACTATGCTCCTATGTGGCCGGATGAAGAAAAG ATGGTTGGCATGAAGAGGCCCTATCCATTTTCTCTAGAGAATCCATCTGTCCCCTCCATCAACTTCAAGTTCCCTACCTTTGTTGCTCCACCTATAAGAACAGATGAAGGAACTTCATGTGGGAACAGCTCCCCCTTCAATTTTGATCCAGCAATCAACCCAAATTTCAG AGAAGGCCCTTCATGCTCAAATTCAATTTCAGAGTCGAATTCGAGAAGCAGCATCAAAGAAAATGGGAGTGTCAATGGAGATTTTCTCACCCTAGCCCCTCCTTCAACTAGTTGGACATGTCCTAGCCCAAAACTCAAACTCCCCCCATCTTATCTTGCTTTTCATAACCGCGAAGTTCCAGATTTCGAATCATTCCCCTATCAA GGGAATAACGCAGATGACACATATTACCAGCCTGGACCAAGTATTCCAAATCCACAACAAGCTTTCTACAGCTTCTTCCCACCAGCAAAGTCACAAAATGGTAGGGCAGCAACCACTCTAAACAACAATTGTAATGGTGAAGTAGGAGAAAGTGTTGATCTCAA